The Triticum aestivum cultivar Chinese Spring chromosome 6D, IWGSC CS RefSeq v2.1, whole genome shotgun sequence genomic sequence CCACGCTGCTACCACTGAGCGTATCCCTCCCTTGCCGCACCACTCCCACCCCGATCCTAAAGAAAAGAAATTCCACTCCCACCCgaccaaactctctctctctccaacctCACCCCCACCTGAGTTGACTCATCtcccccacgacctcctcgccgccgccagcaCCCACACCGGCcggttccggcgagctccggcctcgcGGAATACGCCCCCAAGCACCCCAAGCtccgcccctccctcccctcctcccagatcCGTGCCTCAAGGCCTGCACCCTTGCCTTGAGGCGGcgagggggaaggcggcggcggagaggcaAACGGCGAGGAGGAGCAGCACGCGGCTCTTCCACCCAACGGCCGCGGAGTCGTCGGTGCGGGCCGTCAGCCTCACCGAGAAGAGGAGCAGCACGGCGGCAAGGACGACGAGGGAGAGGAGGTGGTGGCTGAGGACGAGGCGCGTGTACAGGTCCCTCCCGCAGGCGCTGTCGGGGCGGAAGGCGTTTCCGATGACGAAGAAAGCGGTGAGATTAATCCTGAGCTGCTCCCTAGCAGCGGTGAGAATCCTGAGCTGTTTCAGAACTTCAGATCTCCAATCATCTCGCTATCCCTCAGTATAATATATTCTTTTTCAATCGAGGATATGCAATTTTTCTTGAGTTGCTGAAGACATTGGGGTATGCCTCCGGTTAATTAGCCTGAGCTAAGGGAAAATGTTTAGCCTGCGAACTTAACATACATGCAGTATGCATGTGCCCTCCATGGCAGAAACTGCCATTTTTTGTTACACAAGAGTCCATGTTGGCTGAGTGGTGGATCATTTAGAACCGTCTAGTTCAGTCCCTGCCTGTTTATGAGCTTCACATGGCCTCCCTTCATGGCAGTTTCTGAAGGCAGGACAAACCATGTGAAAATGAGAACAGATGTACGGACATGGTTCTGTACAGGTGTTAGGTAAGTGTTTTTGCTGATTGTGTGAAATTTTGCAGGTACTGGTTGCATGCTATATTAATGCTTTGGACGAAATTACATTATTCGTCACCCCTGCTCAGCTCAGAGAGGTACCTCATCCCGTGGTCCCCTAATCTCTGAATCTCAATGCTTTGGACAAAATTACATTATGAAACTTATATGCAGTAAGGCCTAGATTGGCAGTGTAGTTTTTAAAATACCGCAGTATTCGAAAAATTCGGCATCATGTTTAACTAGTGTGGAGCATACTATGCAGAGGCCTTTGCCATGTTGATAATTGTGCTTTCAAGTTACAAACCAAGCTGTCAGTTTGAGAAAAAAGAGGTCTGGACCGCTTTTTCTAGAAGTTAGAAAAAAACATTGTATCAGGAATACAAGTGAATATGAAACTACTGTTGTTGGTTTAGCCAAACACCTCACAGTTTTCAAACTACAGTTTTGTAGAAACCATAGTATTCTGATTGAGCTAAGCTAGCAGTGTATCTTCACCTGTGGGAATCAAGGTGCATATGCTCCTTGTCTTTTTTCACTTTCTAGACTAGATTGAATAACTGGAATTGCCAATCAACtgtaaaaaataaatttaattaccAATCTGCACGCACAAGACATATATCTTTCTCATCATTTTAAACATTAACCATTGATACTCCACGTATACATTTTCTGAGAATTACTTCATATATGTAGGCTGGCAGCGGCGTTCACAAATCACCACGGAGAAAGTAAAGATCTCGAGAGGATTCCGTTTGTTTGCTCTATGTATTGTCTTTCGAAGCGCaggaaaaaaaacacaaaaaaatgcTAGTTCATTTTACTGCCTTTTGtagcaaaagaaaatgaaaatcacaaaaaaaatgtttgtttCTCTGCCTTTTGTAGTAATGGAGAATGAAAGTCACAAAAAAAGTTTGTTTTCAGGGTCGAGTAGTCTGTTGGTTTGTTGTTCACTCAGAAATGTTTTTGGTTTTGGGGGGGTCGATGTGTACATTGTGCATCAGCATACACTGCTAGCTGCCCATGGAGATCAGCACTAATGAATACACAAATCCTGGTTGTTCTTTCATCTAGGATGCTTATGCCGTCCAGAGCAATGAGCATGGAATAGCAGCTCGAGACAGAGGCGCGTTTCATTGGGAACTTATTCCGGTGTGTGCATTATTTGAGGACCCCAAAACTCTTCTTCTGTATGAAATATTGTCTCTTAGTACCAGTATGCTATCACAATCTTGACTAAAGCATTTGAATTTAAGCTAGTAGATATTGATCTTTGTGATCGAAGTGTGTCTGTTTAATACCTCTAAACTCGCAATTTCATTCAGAATTATGATACTTCTTAGTGTAGCATTGTAGCTTTATTTTTAAACAATCAGATTACCTTTGGTATGCAGCATCAGCCAAACTATGCTGTATATCTTTAGTAGTAAATGTATCATCTTAAGAGTGTACTAAAGCTATATTAATTCGTAGCTCGAATTTTAGGCTTTCTCCATGGTTAATGTAAGTTATGTAAAGCAATGTTTACTTGGAAGTGTAACTGTAGTGCCATTCTCATCTTTTAATGTACAACGACGGTGCTGCTGCACTTGTACTAGTCAGTAGGGAGAAAGCTAAGAACCTTGGCCTTCAAGTTCTTGCAAGGACAAGAGGGTATGCTGATGTTGCTCAGGTAAATCTTACATGCCTCGTAATTAATCATTGTTGGTGAAACAAATGTCATTTGAGAAATCTCGGCCTATTGTTCTTGTTAATGAATACGGTTACCAACATTATCCTTTCCTGTGTCTCAAAACTATCAACCTGACTCATAGAATGATCTTTTTCTTTAGGATTTatggttattttttcttttttcttgttatTATGCATTACTATGAGTTCATTGTATTAAGATTCCTTACATCTTCAGGCACCTGAGCTATTTACAGAAGGAGGGGACCCGGCGTTCTTCACGGCTCGCGGCAGTGTCTACCTTTGATTCATTCGTGCAATAAGGAGGGGACCCGCCCTTCTTCATGTCTCGTGCAACAAGGACCAGCCTCCGGATGTTACTATTGATTCGTGTGCATGTTTTAAAAAGTAAGAAAATACCCTACTGGATTTGGACGCTGACGAGCACTGACAAGTTTTCACTTTCCCGACGTGGCCGCAGGGGTGGGTGTTGTGTTCTCCAACCACTCGGAAGTGGACTTCGCCGTGAAGCCCGGCAACTGCGTCGCACAGATGATCGTCCAGGTGAATGCGACGCCGGAGGTCACGGAGGTGGAGGACCTCGATACCAtcgcttcggggggggggggggggggaggattcgGGTCCACCGGCGTCTGAACTCCGAGCCTACATCTAGAGAAGTGGTATGTTTAGGCTCCTGGTGAAACACTAGGAATGGTACCCACATTTGGTTGTGTGCCTTTACTGTTAAATGGAATCTCGTGTGTGCCTTTACTGTTAAATGGAATCTCGTGATCTCTTCCCGTTGAGATGTTCAATGTTGCATCCATGAACGTGCAAGTGTTAAAATGGTCCTGTGACCTTAATTTATTTTGCACTGGACGTGTCTCTGTTCTTCATCCATGAATATTGCATCTAATTTTTATTTCTTTAATTCATAATttttttagtagtagcgtggggggaAATGTGCGCTTACTAGTATTTATGATACTAGTAGCGTGTGGTATAATAGATGCGCTACTACTACTTTGTTATTAGTAGCACGGGTTccaaatagtagtagcgtgggtggcacccgcgctactattaaaaagttagtagtagcgcgggtgccacccatgctactactaacttttaactgtagcgcgatactagtagcgcgggtacccacgCTACTAGTAGCCAATTTACCGGCGCTACtagtagccttttccctagtagtgtgtgggggaatcatagtctccatcatccttttctcacatggtacaatgctttaataatgaagatcatcacatttttattacttacaactcaagaattacaactcgatacttaaaacaaaatatgactctatatgaatgcctccggcggtgtaccgggatgtgtaatgaatcaagagtggcatgtatgaaagaattatgaatgctggctttgccacaaatataatgtcaactacatgatcatgcaaagcaatatgataatgatgaagaatgtcataataaacggaacggtggaaagttgcatggcaatatatctcggaatggctatggaaatgccataattggtaggtatggtggctgttttgaggaaggtatatggtgggtatatggtactggcgaaagctgcgcggtactagagaggctagcaatggtcgaAGGGTGagagcgtataatccatggactcaacattagtcataaagaaatgacatacttattgcaaaaatctattagttatagaaacgaagtactacgcacgtgctccttgggggatagattggtaggaaaagacaatcgctcgttcccgaccaccacccataaggaagacaatcaataaataaatcatgctccgacttagtCACATAACGGtacatcatacgtgcatgctacgggaatcacaaactttaacacaagtatttctactgtccacaattactcactagcatgactctaatatcaccatctctatatctcaaaacaatcataaggaatcaaacttctcatagtattcaatgcattttatacgaaagtttttattttacccctcttggatgtctatcatattaagactaaatttataaccaaagaaaattaacatgctgtttagagactctcaaaataatataagtgaagcataagagttcaataatttctataagataaagccactgccgtgctctaaaacaatataagtgaagcacaagagccaaattgcctagctcaaaagatataagtgaagcacatagagtattctaataaatcacgattcatgtgtgtccctctcaaaaggtgtgtacaacaaggatgattgtggcaaactaaaaagcaaatactcatgccatacaagacgctccaagcaaaacacatatcatgtggtgaataaaaatatagcctcaagtaaagttaccgatagacgaaggcgaaagaggggatgcccggggtgccttgggcatccccaagcttaggctcttgccactccttattgcatagtccatcaaatccttacccagaacttaaaaacttcacaacccaaaactcaacagaaaatctcataagctctgttagtataagaaaataaatcaccgcatttggtactgttgtgaactcattctttatttatattggtgtaatatctactatattccaacttttccatggttcataccctcgatactacccatagattcatcaaaataggcaaacaacacatagaagacataatctgtcaaaaacagaacagtctgtagtaatctgtaactctcgaatacttctgtaactccaagaaATCTGGacaattaggaaaacctgagaaatttgtttattaatcttctgcaaaaagaatcagtattttatctggCTTCTGTTAAAAAcgagaattattttcctgagcgcaaaagtttctgtttttcagcaagatcaaatcaactatcaccgtaagccatcccaaaggtcttacttggcacaaacactaattaaaacacaaaaccacatttaaacagaggatatatgaattatttgttgaaaaacagaagcaaaaggcaaagagcaaaaataaaattgggttgcctcccaacaagcgctattgtttaacgcccttagctaggcataaaaacacaaattgatgattgttctttaaatttgcatcttgcggattccactattaagaaacctatgggaaggattaatgatgttattattgttgcaaatatgaattatttgcctgtagatttcattgttcttgatatagattgcaatcctacatgtcctattattcttggtagacctttccttagaacaattggtgcaattatagatatgaaagaaggaaacattagatttcaatttccgttaaggaagggcatgaaacactttccaagaaagaaaattaaattgccatattaatctattatgagagctacctatgtattgcataccaaagatgacaatacctagatctattcacgaaaacctaacacatcacataaagtttttggaatcgtggaaacgctagcacccagatcacacaaagcatggcactcataatctttaatcttagggaaaactttgtttttgccactctagcttttgaccactttgcttatgccactctagaatttgacatttcacttttgcttctcttagtttttgacaatacatcacaattgccattctgtgGCAAAATCAATAATTTttgagtggcaattgtgataattgccaaaatctaagagtggcaaaagtgaaacgAAAAACTATTGCTTTTGCCATGAAATggtatttgtgatgtattgtcaaaagctaagagtggcaaaagtgaaatgtcaaattctagagtggcataaccAAAGTGGGCAAAagttagagtggcaaaaacaaagttttcccttaatcttaatcttaatagtaggttccactcatcataaagttttctagggatagaaacttccaattcaagcttttcttcaaaagattgcatcataacatcaacgatatgttcggtaaaagctttgtttttattataagcatgaggagaattcaacatggattgcaataagaatgtagcgatccgacctcagacggtcaaatctctgtgttcagtgtcatccctgggtcggtaatgctgacacacataatactcgaaggatttataaaagagtagcaatcacacacttattacatcgaatgtctcaaaagagaacttattacaatgaatatggcttaaggccatctaatacgataacagcggaaggcttggaagataaagtgagtccatcaactccaacggcatagctgagtgcatgacaaacgacctatggcaccttactcgtcgtctgaaaagtctgcaacatgatacgttgcagcccgaaaatgggtcagcacatggaatatgctggcaatataacacagtatagcaatgaacagataaatactatcactacatgcatatatggctggtggaggctctaaggttatatgtttttgcgaaaagccaatttttccctaccacaaaggaatatattttatttaactatcatggtggttgaaacaaagagaatggtacccccatctcaatcccaattagaaagtaattatcaacccaacagattaatttagagtgatgagatcagcatgataatccaagaaccagatactcaagatgtccataaccggggacacggctaaccatgattagttttgtacactctgtagaggtttgcgcacttttccccacaagactcgatctcctccgttggatttctcgcactacatggtgtttgagaaatggatgaccgagacacagtctttcagaagcattaactctaaccccgtgtagacagtaccaacctacatcccctacatctgctagcctaccactggaagaggtcacgcaacatactcaactgtgccagagcccataatggcttgtggccgcacacggaagtttctagcaagaataatcttatgatcactttgagcctgggcggcggaccataggaggatcacacggtataacctcgggatctcctaggacaacactggtataaccccaggtgcccaaaaccaacaatccacccagatgtgtattaaagttgccaccttaaattgaaccattaattaataatctcacatctgtcatggattcactcaaacccaatccacgtctacgagcatagcatggcaatataagcacaacgtagaaataactcccaagggtttgataataaaacaggtaataggttctacctcatcatctacttcccaatacccacatgttaatcacatcctaatcatgcaatgtttgaggattgtaactagtgcataaaaactgggtatgaaaagagtatgatcaatgtgttacttgccttgctgacgatccgcaaaacctagtgactcgtagtagcacgcttcgcactccgggaattctaccgcaaacaaacaatagcatacataagcaatcaagaaaatatgcatgggtaaaactcaaataagaagatctaaccagaaagttcaactgaagaactccggtttgcaaaaagaatcaaatcaaacggggcaacgaaactcaaactgcgaaagaaacaaggtctgattactaatctggactaaagtcaaattttacagtaccaaaaatcttgttcaagttgattaaacagaaagagggcttcgagacgaagatctaggcgcttgaatcgcctgattccgataaacgagcaaaaagataaactaaaacgaagatcaggacagaaatcgcgatcgaaaataatcgcggaaaaaccctggaaaaagaaaaactgacgaataggctaacgaacgaacgttcgctgtctgtgactaacgggtgaataacgttcgttaaaacgaacgtatggacgaacgtccgctatttaactaaaccgggaaaaatcgaaacaaaaccgatctaaaataaaaaaacgagatctagggttttcgaaataaaaccgatcggttttcttacGAAAACCGGCAGCGGCGGCCGCTACCTCCGGCGACGGAtggcgagacggcggcgcggctccagcaactccggcggcggcgcgggacgcggcggcggggtggtgcggcggcgggcgacgcgaggcggcggcgtcggcagCGATGGcgcggatcgggctagggtttggggtgcggtggggtgggctggcggctcggggctgcggctcttaaagggccggccgggtcaatgtcccaggcggacacggcccggtaaggcggttcATTTTTTTTATAAATATTTCGACGCGCAGAAAAatgattaaaagaaatactaaacggactccaaaaatacagaaataaattttcacggtcctctaataaaattgcggacaaagtgagcatttatttgggcctctaatgcaattttgaaaaacgcatatttttcctaattcagataaaattgcaataaactccaaataaaatttatttattgattttaatatttttcctccaatatttcgttTATTTTGGAGAAACTCTCATAtactttaatatgaaatatttttggagagaaaaattatttaaaaccaaaatgatccttgtttcaatatttgataaaattcaaatatgaaaacgtgaaatccccaactctctccgtgggtccttgagttgcttagaattttgaggatcgcgaaacga encodes the following:
- the LOC123142559 gene encoding uncharacterized protein; the protein is MGLDLVAQGARGNTHAATTERIPPLPHHSHPDPKEKKFHSHPTKLSLSPTSPPPELTHLPHDLLAAASTHTGRFRRAPASRNTPPSTPSSAPPSPPPRSVPQGLHPCLEAARGKAAAERQTARRSSTRLFHPTAAESSVRAVSLTEKRSSTAARTTRERRWWLRTRRVYRSLPQALSGRKAFPMTKKAVRLILSCSLAAVLVACYINALDEITLFVTPAQLREDAYAVQSNEHGIAARDRGAFHWELIPAPELFTEGGDPAFFTARGSVYL